The following nucleotide sequence is from Kiritimatiella glycovorans.
TCTCATCTTCGCGGCCCTCCCCGCACCCGCCGCCCAGGCGGCCGGCGAGATCCAGGCTCGCCGATTCCAGCGCCAGGAGTATTTTCGAGGCGCGGTTGCGGAAGACGTGAAAACATCCCAGGGCGGGGACGGCGATCAGCAGTCCCGCGGCGGTGGTGTAGAGCGCCTGCGAGATGTTGAGGGCCAGCATGGCATTTTTGGCCGCGCCGGCTTCGGTCCCGAGCGTGGCGAAGGCGAGGATCATGCCCTGCACGGTTCCGAGCAGACCGCACATGGGGGTGAGGTTGCCCACGACGCTCAGAAAGTGAACCCGCTGCAGCAGCTTTTCCCGCTCCATTTCCGCCGCCGCGGCCGCCGACTCGCGCATGGCTTCAATCCCCTCCGAGGAACGCTCGATACCGGCGAGCAGGATGGCCGAAAGCGGCCCCGGTTCCGCTTCGCAGCGCGCACGAACCTTCTGCAGGTCCCGCTCCCGCGCCGCCTCCTCGATCAGCGCTAACAGACCGGCGGGCAGCAGCCGCGCACGGCGCACGCGGATCAGCGAGTCAACCACCAGCGAACAGGCCGCCAGCGACAACAGGGCCAGCACAGTCCAGAGCACGATACCCAGCGCGCCGCCGTCGGCGACGACGCGAAAGAAGGAAGAGGTCCCGGCCGCGGCAAGAAAAGTGATCATTCATGTACTCCCGTTTTTACCTGCTCCGGTTCTCCGAAGAAGAGTTCCACGATGCGCCGGTCCGTGCGGGCCCGCGCGGTCTCGCCCTGCGCGTATCTCCGCGCAGCACGCTTCCTGTACGCCGCCGCCGCCCGCCGCCGTCCGGCACGGCGGATCTGATGTTCGATCTCCTGTTCGATCCTGGCGTCCTCCGCGGAATGTTCCAGCGCGTCGAGGTACGCGGCGCGCAGGGTGTCGTCGGACGCCGCCCGCGGACTGCGCGTAAACAGGGTTTCGAGCGCCCGCGCGGCGTCCGCGTGCCGGTCCCGCCGGCGGCCGACCCGCACCAGGGCGCGCAGGGCCTCCAGGTCCCACTTCAACCCGCAATACCGATCCGATATCTCCCGCAGCGCGCGTTCGGCTTCCGCGTGCCGTCCGTCCTCGAGCGCCGCCAGCGCCTCGTCCAGGGCGGCCGGTCGCGGGGCACAGGCGGAACGATAACGGCCGCGCGGAAAGACCAGCTTCTGGCCGCCCTCTTTGATCAGCGTGACGGCCCCTGTGTCGTCGCACCGGACGTCGAGGCCCGTGAGCCGGCGCCCTCCGCGGGTCAGGACGTACGCCTCGTCCTCCGCGCACACGGCACATGCGGCGACGAGCACCACCAGTACGGCGCGGCCTCTTTTCATGATGCGGTCTCCACGGCCGCTTCCGCCTCGCGCAGGAGGGAAGCGGCGGTCTCGCGGTCCGAGGGCGACTCGCCGATTTCAAGGTATCGCCGCGCCTGCCCGGCGGCCGCGTCATAGCGTTTCAGTTCGAGCATGAGCCTCGCGCTCTCCAGCAGAGCGCGGCCGATCCAGGGGCGCTGTTCGGGATCGGCCGGATCGCCGAGCAGCACGACCCGCTGGTACGAGGCGAGCCTTTCGCCGGGCTGCGACTGGACCTCCGCCAGGTGAAACGAGGCGCGGACCGTCCACCCCGCATCGCGCACGCGCGAGAGGAGTTCGAGATAGGCGGTTTCCGCCGCCGCCCGGTCGCCCGAAGCCGAACAGGCCCGCCCCTGCAGGAACCGCGCCCGGGCATAGGCGTGAAAGCGGGGATACTCCGCGAGCAGTTCGCCGAGCCGCGCGGCCGCCGCGCCGAATCGACCCGCCTCGAGCAGGGCCTCTCCCTCCCCGTACAGGGCCGCGGCGCGGCGGTCGGCGTCGCCGGTCCCGGTACGCACTGCGCGAAACAGTTTTACGGCGCACTCGTGGCGGCCGTGGTCCGCGAGCATCCGCGCCGCCTCGAGCCCCTCCGCCGCTTCCATGTTTTTCGCATCGCCGGCCAGCTTTTCGACCATGGGGCGGAGGGTTTCTTCGGAGCCTGTCTCCAGTGCGGCCCTGAGCGCGGGCACGCGGGCGCGGCGCGCCGCGGTCGAATCGGGACGGGAGGCGAGCAGCCGGTCGAAGACCTCCAGGGCCTGCCCGGCCTCGCCGGAATCCAGCAGGATACATCCCGCCCGCCGCAGCGCCGTGGAGGCCTCCGGCGTACCGCGATCATCGCGCGCCGCGTCCAGAAGCACCTTCACGGCCTCGGGTTTCTCGTCTGCGAGCACGAGCGCCGCCGCCTGTCGAAGCGCGGCTTTCCCCGCATCGGGGCTCCCGATGCGCCGCGCAAGCTGTCCAGCCGCCGCGAACGACTCCGCGGCCGCGGCGTGTTGTCCGGCCGCGGACCGCGCTTCTCCCCGCGCCAGCCGCGCGCGGAGCCGCTCCGCGTCATTCGTCGCCCGGCGGGCCAGGACGCCGAGCCACTCAGCCGACGCCTGATGATCCCGTCGGCGCACGGACTCCCACGCGAGGGCGCGAAGCGCGTGTCCGGCCTCGTCGCAGTCGGGGTGGGTGCGGCACAGCCGGCCCCAGACGCGGGCGGCCGCGGGCCAGCTCCCCGCCTCGTGATGCAGCGTGCCGAGGGTCAACAGGGCGGCGGGGTGCTGCGGATGTTCGGGAAACTCCGCGGCGAACTGCCGGCAGGCGGCGATGGCGGGTTCGAACGCCCCGAGTTTCCGGCAGCGCACGGCGGTTCGCAGGAGAATGCGCGGGGTTTCGGGTCGCCGCCCGAACCGCTCGGCGAGGTAGCGGATGGCCGCGCGGGCGTCGTTCGGACGATCCTTATGAACGCGACAGACGGCGAAGTTCCCGAGTGCGGCCGGGACCTCCGCGGCCTCCGGCCAGCGGACGAGCGCCTTTTCATAGTGACGGTCCGCCGTATCGTACGACTCGCGCAGGAAGGCGCGGTCGGAGCGCGCATACGCGGCTTCGGCCAGATTCTCCGTATAGGCGCCCAGCGATACGGAGACCTCCCGGCCCATCGCGGTCAACCGCCCGCGCACCCGTTCCGCGCCGCGGCGGGCCTCGTCCGCCCATACGCTCCCGGGATAGCCGGCGCAGGCGGTCAGATACGCGCGCAGGGCGCGGCAGAGCCGCTCTGCGGTCTCCTGTGTACTCCGGCATACAGCAGCCTCCTTCTCGTGGCTCCGGCCCTGAATCGTCCACGCGCCCGCGGACGGGTGCCGCTCCGGTGACGCCCCCGACGAATCGAGCGCCGCTTCGAGGCGGCGGAACAGCGGTCGATGCTGAAGAAGCGTCTCGACCGCCTCGCCGGTTTGATCGCGCAACAGCATAATGCGGGCCCAGGTCACCAGGGATCTCGCATACCACCGATCTCCGCCGCCGAGCTGGACGCGGCGGCACAGGGTCCGCGCCTCCTCCAGCAGAGCGTCGGCGTCTTCCGTGTCGAGGGCTTCGGCACGGTCGAGCAGCACTTCGGCCAGCTCCGTTCGCGCGGTTCTACACAGCGCGGGGCGGGACGATGCGGTCTCGACCACCCGGCGGTACGCCTCCGCGGCACCCTGCAGATCGCCCCTCGCACCGCGCTCGCGCGCTGCGCTCAAAAGGGCGGTCTCCTCCGCGGCCGGCGACGCCAGGGCGATCAGCAGCCACGCCGCCCGGCACGCACCGCGGACGAGCAGCAGGGGATAACGGGATCGGGAGGGGTGAAATGCGGCCTTCATGCGTTGCGAACCTACCGCAACCCCGCGGGATGTAAAGTTAGCATGTGGTTAATAATGAACGGTTTACATACAATCGTATTCATGGCCGCCGCGGGGCGGCGACTATTTTCTGGCCGGAATGCCGCCGGGCCGGTATGATTACTTTATGAACGCGAAGGCTGGTATGAGGGCATGTATTTACGAGACCGACGCGGACGGCGTGCTCGTGTCGGCGTGTGGAGACTGGGACCGGTTCGCGGGAAGCAACGATGCGCCGCAGTGCCGATCCGAGCGCATGGTCGGAAAACCGCTTATGGACTTCATCCGTCACGAGGGCACGCAGGCCGTATACCAGGCCCTGATCGAGAGGGCGTGTCAGAGTGAAGCTCCGCTGGAGTTTCCGTTCCGCTGCGACGCGCCGGACCTGATCCGCGAGATGTGGATGCGTATGGAAGCCGGCGAGCACGGCGGGGTGCGTTTTACCAGTTCCGTGATCAGCGAGCGGAGCCGGAAGAAAATATCGCTGCTCGACGCGAGCATCCCGCATGCGAAGGACGAACTCGTGCACGTGTGCGGCTGGTGCAAGAAGATCAGGACGCCGGAGGGATGGGCCGAGCTTGAAGACGGCGTCCGGCGGATGGGCCTGTTCCACTGCGCGTGCGTGCCGCGCGTCTCGCACGGCATGTGCGAACAGTGTTGCGACACCATCGCTGCGCGTTTCGGTCTCTCGGCATGACCGTCCCCGCGGAACTGGTGAGTATCGGCAGCGAACTGCTCAGCGGTCGTACGGTCAATACGCATGCGCAGACGCTGGGTGCGGCGCTTCTTCCGCTCGGCCTGCGGCTCGAGCGCGACACCACGATCCCCGACGGGACGGCCGTCATCGCCGAAACCGTGGGAGATGCCCTGGCCCGCGTGCCGCTGGTTTTTGTCAGCGGCGGCCTCGGACCTACCGCCGACGATGTGACCTGCGAGGCTCTGGCCTCGCTGCTGGGCCGGGACATCCTCGAAGACCCGGGCGCACTGGAATCGATGCGACGCAAATACGCGCAGCGCGGACGCGCAATGAATACGGTTTCCCGCCGCCAGGCCCGCGTGCTCCGCGGGGCGGCGGCGGTCGAAAACCCGCGCGGCATGGCCCCCGGTCAGCGTATCGAACTGGAGGGGGAACGCATACTTTTCGTGCTGCCGGGACCGTCCCGCGAATTCGCGGCGATGCTGGACCAGTCGATCCTCCCGTTTCTGAGCGAGCGCTATGCCGGGAAGTCCCCGCGCCCGGTCAGGATCATCCACACCGAAGGACTGGGCGAGTCGGAGATCGTCGAACGGCTGGAACGTGAAAACCTCCCGCCCCCGGAGATCCAAACCGCCTTCTACGCCGGAAACGGGCGGGTGGAAATTCTGCTCAGTTGCGGTCCGGGGGATGAAAGCCTGCTGGAAGCGACGGCGTGCCGGTTCCGCACGCTGCTTTCCTGATTCATCCCGCCATTACAATTAAGTGAGGGGAGGATGCATCGACTTTTTATTGCCGCACCCGTACCGGATGAAGTGCGCCGGCGTATGGCGCTGGTGCAGCGGGCGCTCGAAGAGAATCTGGCGGGCCGCGCGAAGGTGAAGTGGACCCGCGAGGAAGGCATCCATCTGACGCTCGCCTTTCTGGGAGACACGGAGAAGGAGTGTATTGCGCCTCTCGAGGCGGCGCTTTCCGAGGCGCTCAACCCGCTGGAGCCCTTCGAGTGCCGCCTGGGCCAACCGGGCTGGTTCGGCCCGAAGCGTTCCCCCCGCGTACTCTGGGTGGGGATACGCGATACGGAACGATTGTGCGCGCTCCAGAAAGTCGTCGCCGACGCCTGCCGCGCGCAGGGGTTCGAACTGGAACCGCGTCCGTTTCATCCCCATCTCACCCTCGGCCGTGTGAAGGGCGGGCGTGACCGCGCCGCGGCGGCACATGTGATGAAAAGCGAAATCACGGTCCCCGGCAAAGTCATTCCCGTTCACGCCGTGGAGCTGATGGAGAGCACGCGGACTCCCGCCGGAGCGCGTTATGAGGTCCTGAAGCGCATTGCTCTGTAGAACCGCGTATTGACACCCCCCCGCCGATCCGTACAATGCCTCTTCTCTTTCAACGGGTTCCGTGAGGCGAGATAGCTCAGTTGGTAGAGCAGAGGATTGAAAATCCTTGTGTCCCCGGTTCGATTCCGGGTCTCGCCACCAGCCTTCGCTCCTGCGGAGCTTCGGCCGGCGCGCCAGGGGGATGCTTCCGGATCAAGGCAGGTGCCTGATGACTGAACCCCTGATCCCAAAGCACGGCGGATACCGAAACCTGAAGAGTTTCCAGGTGGCTGAGGTTGTCTATGACCTGACGGTCCGGTTCTGCGAGAAGTACATCGATCGGTTCAGCCGGACGCGCGACCAGATGGTACAGGCCGCGCGCAGCGGGCGGCAGAATAGTGCCGAAGGCAGCATGGCTTCGGCGACCTCGAAAAAGACGGAACTCAAGTTGACCGGTGTCGCCAAGGCCAGCCTCGAAGAACTCCGACTGGACTACGAAGACTACCTGCGCCAGCACAATCTCCCGATCCGGGATCGCAACGATCCCCGCCGGGTGGCGCTGATCGGCGCCCGGCCAGCAAGCGCGGACGATGTTGCAACCTGGGCGGTTGCCGTGAAGAGTGGACATTGCGGACCGCATGGACAAGACGGACACGCACTCGGTTCCGCGTCCACCGGGTCCACAATGTCCACAGAGTCCGCTTTCCCTGAAATCGCCGCGAACGGCGCGCTTGCCCTGATTGCGGTGAGCACCAGCCTTCTGGACCGCCGGATGAAGGCGCAGGCCAGGGCTTTCGAAGAGGACGGCGGGTTCACCGAGCGCCTTTACAGAACCCGCACACGAAGAAGGAACACGTAGCCATTCATGGGCTTCCGCATAGCAGATACATTCGCCGACAGCAGGGGCTGGTCAACACAGGACCTGTACGTCCGTGATCGACACCGTGGGCTCAGGCGGCGTCAACCGATTCCGGTTGACGCCCGGTAGAGCACATTGACGGTGCAGCGAGCGTTGGGCATCAGGCACTTTTCTTTTTGCGCTGTCCCGCGGCGTAGATCGCGAGCACGACAGCGCCGGCGCACGAGACGGCCGCGGCGGTGCCGATGGAAACGAAGTAACGGCCCGTCAGTTCGAAGAGCATCCCGCCCGCGGTCGGTCCCGCAATCCCCGAAAAGCCGTAGGCGAGGAAGACCAAGGGGTAGACCCGGGCCACGGCCTCGGGGCCGTACAGCGTTCCGAGGTGTGCGGCGTACACCACGAAACAGGAACCGAATCCGAAACCGATGCAGAACGCGGCAGCGACAAATCCGGCGTTCATGCCCGGCACCAGGTTGAGCGCGATCACCGCGACCGTGAGTACGGCCAGGGAGAGCGGAATCGCGACCACGC
It contains:
- a CDS encoding MotA/TolQ/ExbB proton channel family protein, whose product is MITFLAAAGTSSFFRVVADGGALGIVLWTVLALLSLAACSLVVDSLIRVRRARLLPAGLLALIEEAARERDLQKVRARCEAEPGPLSAILLAGIERSSEGIEAMRESAAAAAEMEREKLLQRVHFLSVVGNLTPMCGLLGTVQGMILAFATLGTEAGAAKNAMLALNISQALYTTAAGLLIAVPALGCFHVFRNRASKILLALESASLDLAGRLGGGCGEGREDETP
- a CDS encoding tetratricopeptide repeat protein, which codes for MKAAFHPSRSRYPLLLVRGACRAAWLLIALASPAAEETALLSAARERGARGDLQGAAEAYRRVVETASSRPALCRTARTELAEVLLDRAEALDTEDADALLEEARTLCRRVQLGGGDRWYARSLVTWARIMLLRDQTGEAVETLLQHRPLFRRLEAALDSSGASPERHPSAGAWTIQGRSHEKEAAVCRSTQETAERLCRALRAYLTACAGYPGSVWADEARRGAERVRGRLTAMGREVSVSLGAYTENLAEAAYARSDRAFLRESYDTADRHYEKALVRWPEAAEVPAALGNFAVCRVHKDRPNDARAAIRYLAERFGRRPETPRILLRTAVRCRKLGAFEPAIAACRQFAAEFPEHPQHPAALLTLGTLHHEAGSWPAAARVWGRLCRTHPDCDEAGHALRALAWESVRRRDHQASAEWLGVLARRATNDAERLRARLARGEARSAAGQHAAAAESFAAAGQLARRIGSPDAGKAALRQAAALVLADEKPEAVKVLLDAARDDRGTPEASTALRRAGCILLDSGEAGQALEVFDRLLASRPDSTAARRARVPALRAALETGSEETLRPMVEKLAGDAKNMEAAEGLEAARMLADHGRHECAVKLFRAVRTGTGDADRRAAALYGEGEALLEAGRFGAAAARLGELLAEYPRFHAYARARFLQGRACSASGDRAAAETAYLELLSRVRDAGWTVRASFHLAEVQSQPGERLASYQRVVLLGDPADPEQRPWIGRALLESARLMLELKRYDAAAGQARRYLEIGESPSDRETAASLLREAEAAVETAS
- a CDS encoding competence/damage-inducible protein A: MTVPAELVSIGSELLSGRTVNTHAQTLGAALLPLGLRLERDTTIPDGTAVIAETVGDALARVPLVFVSGGLGPTADDVTCEALASLLGRDILEDPGALESMRRKYAQRGRAMNTVSRRQARVLRGAAAVENPRGMAPGQRIELEGERILFVLPGPSREFAAMLDQSILPFLSERYAGKSPRPVRIIHTEGLGESEIVERLERENLPPPEIQTAFYAGNGRVEILLSCGPGDESLLEATACRFRTLLS
- the thpR gene encoding RNA 2',3'-cyclic phosphodiesterase; protein product: MHRLFIAAPVPDEVRRRMALVQRALEENLAGRAKVKWTREEGIHLTLAFLGDTEKECIAPLEAALSEALNPLEPFECRLGQPGWFGPKRSPRVLWVGIRDTERLCALQKVVADACRAQGFELEPRPFHPHLTLGRVKGGRDRAAAAHVMKSEITVPGKVIPVHAVELMESTRTPAGARYEVLKRIAL
- a CDS encoding four helix bundle suffix domain-containing protein translates to MMTEPLIPKHGGYRNLKSFQVAEVVYDLTVRFCEKYIDRFSRTRDQMVQAARSGRQNSAEGSMASATSKKTELKLTGVAKASLEELRLDYEDYLRQHNLPIRDRNDPRRVALIGARPASADDVATWAVAVKSGHCGPHGQDGHALGSASTGSTMSTESAFPEIAANGALALIAVSTSLLDRRMKAQARAFEEDGGFTERLYRTRTRRRNT